A part of Oncorhynchus kisutch isolate 150728-3 linkage group LG2, Okis_V2, whole genome shotgun sequence genomic DNA contains:
- the LOC109907412 gene encoding G protein-activated inward rectifier potassium channel 4 yields MNCFKGRFGQDVEKQDQKLSKPRWDNTKNKVPTDRTMVVGGRQGGGCKGSNRSGVTLRKQRQRYVEKDGKCNVHHGNVREKYRYMTDIFTTLVDLKWRFNLLVFTLVYTTTWVFFGLIWWLIAYIRGDLDHTDDGDWIPCVNNLNGFVSAFLFSIETETTIGYGYRVITDKCPEGILLLLVQAILGSIVNAFMVGCMFVKISQPKQRAETLMFSHKAVISVRDSKLCLMFRVGDLRNSHIVEASIRAKLIHSKQTKEGEFIPLNQTDINVGFDTGDDRLFLVSPLIICHEFNEGSPFWEISQEQLEREEFEVVVILEGMVEATGMTCQARSSYLDSEVMWGERFTPVLSLEEGFYEVDYESFHHTYPTPTPTSSARELVELAKKGEAIPLPPQSPPPVLEPPPPHPEKEEDSGEEEVEAIGHGEGDNVSSGDANRMDDGHE; encoded by the exons ATGAATTGCTTCAAAGGGCGTTTTGGACAGGATGTGGAGAAACAGGACCAAAAGCTGTCAAAACCAAGATGGGATAATACCAAAAACAAG GTGCCCACCGACCGGACCATGGTGGTGGGTGGCAGGCAAGGTGGGGGCTGTAAAGGTTCCAACCGTTCAGGAGTTACCCTGAGAAAACAGCGCCAGCGCTACGTGGAGAAGGACGGCAAGTGCAACGTGCATCACGGCAACGTGCGCGAGAAATACCGCTACATGACAGACATCTTCACTACCCTGGTGGACCTGAAGTGGCGCTTTAACCTGCTGGTGTTCACCCTGGTCTACACAACCACCTGGGTGTTCTTCGGTCTCATCTGGTGGCTCATCGCCTACATCCGCGGAGACCTGGACCACACCGACGATGGAGACTGGATCCCCTGCGTCAACAACCTCAACGGCTTCGTCTCCGCCTTTCTCTTCTCCATCGAAACGGAGACCACCATCGGCTACGGCTACCGGGTCATCACTGATAAATGCCCAGAGGGGATTCTCCTGCTTTTAGTCCAGGCCATCCTGGGCTCCATCGTCAATGCCTTCATGGTGGGATGCATGTTCGTCAAGATCTCCCAGCCCAAGCAGCGAGCCGAGACGCTCATGTTCTCCCACAAGGCAGTGATCTCTGTGAGGGACAGCAAGCTGTGTCTGATGTTCAGGGTAGGAGACCTGAGGAACTCACACATTGTGGAGGCCTCCATCCGGGCCAAGCTGATCCACTCCAAGCAGACCAAGGAAGGGGAGTTTATCCCTCTCAATCAGACGGATATCAATGTGGGCTTCGATACGGGGGACGACAGGCTCTTCCTGGTGTCGCCGCTCATCATCTGTCACGAGTTCAACGAGGGCAGTCCCTTCTGGGAAATCTCACAGgaacagctggagagagaggagtttGAGGTAGTGGTCATCCTGGAGGGCATGGTGGAAGCCACAG GAATGACATGCCAGGCGCGCAGCTCCTACCTAGACTCAGAGGTCATGTGGGGGGAGCGCTTCACCCCTGTGCTCTCCCTAGAGGAGGGCTTCTACGAGGTGGACTATGAATCCTTCCACCACACCTACCCTACCCCGACCCCCACCTCCTCTGCCCGAGAGCTAGTCGAGCTGGCCAAGAAGGGAGAGGCTATCCCCCTACCTCCCCAGTCCCCACCTCCAGTCCTGGAGCCGCCCCCACCACATCCAGAGAAGGAGGAAGACAGtggggaggaagaggtggaggcgATAGGGCATGGAGAGGGGGATAATGTTAGCAGTGGGGATGCTAACAGGATGGATGATGGGCATGAATGA
- the fbl gene encoding rRNA 2'-O-methyltransferase fibrillarin produces MTPGFSPRGGDRGGRGGFRGRGSFGDRGGGRGGFGDRGGRGGFRGRGGGGGGFRSPSGEGGFRGRGGGRGTPRGRGGRGGFGAGRKVTVEPHRHEGVFICRGKEDALVTKNMVIGESVYGEKRMNVEEGETKIEYRAWNPFRSKLAAAILGGVDQIHIKPGSKVMYLGAASGTTVSHVSDIVGPEGLVYAVEFSHRSGRDLLNVAKKRTNIIPIIEDARHPHKYRMLVGMVDVIFADVAQPDQTRIVALNAHNFLKNGGHFVISIKANCIDSTAAPEAVFAAEVKKMGSENMKPQEQLTLEPYERDHAIVVGIYRPAPKNKK; encoded by the exons ATGACACCAG GATTCAGCCCCCGGGGTGGTGATcgaggaggcagaggaggcttCCGGGGAAGAGGGAGCTTTGGAGACAGAGGTGGTGGACGGGGGGGTTTTGGAGATAGAGGTGGACGAGGAGGATTCAGAggcagaggtggtggtg GAGGTGGATTTAGGTCTCCAAGCGGCGAGGGTGGCTTCAGAGGCCGTGGAGGTGGCCGTGGCACCCCCAGGGGTAGAGGTGGACGTGGCGGCTTCGGGGCTGGCAGGAAAGTCACTGTGGAGCCTCATAGACATGAAG GAGTGTTCATCTGCCGTGGTAAGGAAGATGCCCTGGTGACAAAGAACATGGTGATTGGGGAGTCCGTGTATGGTGAAAAAAGGATGAATGTCGAGGAAGGAGAAACTAAGATTGAGTACAGAGCGTGGAACCCTTTCCGGTCAAAGCTGGCAGCAGCCATCTTGGGAGGAGTTGATCAGATCCACATCAAACCTGGCTCGAAGGTCATGTACCTGGGTGCCGCATCAGGGACAACAGTGTCCCATGTGTCAGACATCGTTGGACCT GAGGGTCTTGTGTATGCTGTGGAGTTCTCTCACAGGTCAGGACGTGATCTGCTCAATGTTGCCAAAAAGAGAACCAACATCATTCCCATCATTGAGGATGCCCGGCATCCACACAAATACCGCATGCTTGTTG GCATGGTAGATGTCATCTTCGCTGATGTGGCCCAGCCTGATCAGACCAGAATTGTTGCACTCAATGCTCACAATTTCCTTAAGAACGGAGGTCACTTTGTCATCTCAATCAAG GCAAACTGCATTGATTCAACGGCAGCACCGGAGGCTGTGTTTGCTGCGGAGGTGAAGAAGATGGGCTCAGAAAACATGAAGCCCCAGGAGCAGCTGACATTGGAACCTTATGAGAGAGATCACGCCATCGTAGTAGGAATCTACAG ACCTGCTCCCAAGAATAAGAAGTGA